Genomic DNA from Dermacentor variabilis isolate Ectoservices chromosome 6, ASM5094787v1, whole genome shotgun sequence:
CCTTATTAACACGTGAAAGATTAGCTAACACTGGTAAAATTACAGCTATTACACACAAGCGGACCACGACAAGTTCTAAGAAAGTAATGTTCAATGAGCAACTATATGGATGTTGTCCAGGTGGCACATGGGGCGTATTATGTACTGAattatttcattttccatttcttTCGCCAATTGTCAATGGTTCGGATGCCAACGTGTTGCTGCTAGAAAGAACTAAAACTAAAATGGATTGTTACGAAATATGGTGCCATTAAAAAACATTTCATGTAACGACATCTCTGAAAGCTGGTAGAAAAATCAGATTAAGTGATGGCCTCCCAACACTGCCCGATAAAAAATTTTTGAGGTGACGGTGATGCTGCTGAGATTATGCAACTGGGACCAGGCCGGACATACCACTGTTCTTTATTGCTTTACTATATTACACTATTAGGCAAAGCATTTATTCACTTTCACTGGACTTATGCAAATATGAATTGGCGTCCCATCGTGCCTTTTGGAAAATAATGTGCTGCTGGCATTTAATAACTCGCACAAGGGCTCATGGAATCAGGGATGGCCTCAGTGGTTTCCTATGTCACTTTTCATTACAATTAGAAAGCATTGGACAAATTCACTATGTAACGCTGTTGGAGATACATCGACATAAAAACTGCCTGTGCTGTGCACCAAGTATCAGAAATCTCGAAAGCCATGGAAATGAGTGCACAACAACTTCATTCAATTTGTGCAGGGTTCATTGCTAGACACCATACTTCATTTCCATGATATTGTTGCATGTGCCTTTTTGAACCATCTACATtctgcagtttttttcttttatcagCAGGTTACTGCCTGTGGTGGCAAGAGACACATTGAAAAAGCAATATGCCAGTAAGGAAGTAAGACTGGTGCAGCAGCATGCTACTTGACCACCACTTCAGAAGTGCTTTGACGGGGGCTAGCTAGTATGGCACAGATTATTGAGTATGGTTGCAATGCTAAGGTGGCACACACAGAGACACCAGCACATAAACATGAAGTTCATATAATTCTTGCGTGTCAGCACCCCTGTGTCTGCCGCTTTAGAAACACAACCATACACCATACAGTTGACCATCCCGCTGCACTTCAGTGCTTCATAAAAACTGTGATACGATAAGCCACATAAAGTAGCTAGAGGATCATCAAAAGTGTATGAgcacaataaataaaaagatgtgcAACAGTTAATGGGTGCCTGTTAGAATGCCATGAAAGAAAAAAGGGTCCCAATTTTCATCCAGAATGTCTTAAATATGTGGTCAATCTTGTTATGCAAGAAAGCTGTCACATGTTGAGCTCCATTCTGACACCTGCAAGAAGTGTAAGCAATAGTCTTTGCTAGCTGCACATATGCCTTGAGTGAAGCAGCTGCAAGTGGTTCTGCTTATCATTCTGAAGCCTATTCTATTCATGAAACACCATTTATCAAAAATTTCGTAAGAACTGCAACCATGCTACCATGCTTTCTTTTGAAGGATACAATGTAACATGAGTAACAATTCTTTGCCTTTTACAAGTTAGTCTAACCCCAGGCATCAGGAAGTTTGGCTTGAATGCTTGCCTACTTATAACTAAGCATAGCAGGTCCTCAGCACTGTCCAGAATGGTCTGCAAGTGAACAATCACCAGTACCACGTTTTCTAGGAGGTAGGTAGGTTTAACCCAAGTTATCCCACAAAAAATTTCTGAATAATCAACTCATCAAGATATCAAATGTACGTATTGGATTCTTTCATGAAAGGCTGATTTTCTAGCTTCAAAACACAGTGCAAACTTACTATACATGTTGTTCTTTGCACAAGGTACGGAGTATGAAGCAAGGTAACATAGAAGACACAGAGAAGTGCCAACTACCAATTGTTTAATAGCATACCTAGATATAAAGCAAAGAGGACTTCCATGCATGCATAGTACACAGAGTGCAGCACAGTAcagcaccacaagagctgccgtTCAAAAAAGTATGTTACAGAACAAAACAACATGATGTGTTGTGTATGTTACACATTCTCTGTACTGTGCATGCATGGAAGTCTTCTTCACTTTGTATCTGGGTCTGCTATTTAACAGTTAGTAGTTGACACTTCTCTGTTTCTTTCATGTTCTCTTGCTTCATGCTTTGTACTTTGTGGCAAGAACCATGTGTATAGTAAACCtaaacaccaacttgcccaagttcTTTTGGGAAAGCTGGACAGTGCACACTGTGAGCAATGCAATGTACAATAATAATTATCAGCATAAAAATGGAGATAAACGAACAATTTACAGAAAGCAGGCCGTCATTGTTCACACTACACAACACACCTTTAATTGGCCGATACTGCTACGCCTGTGGATCAGCACATGTTAGAGAAACAGAGAGCTATATGCAACAAAGTGTTTATTTTGAATCACAAAGATTATTTGCCACTTTATTTTCTCAGATTAGCCAACACACACTACAATAAGGGCATAAGCTTGTGCTTTGAAATGGATACGTTAATTTTCAGTGGCTACAAGAAGTGTTTTATTTGCATCTGATGACAAATTATTCACACACACTTATGAGCCAACTCTGTTTTGCAGCACCTGTGGTCACAAACGTTGTCAATGTCACAGCAAAACAGACTGGACACAGGGCTTCCAAGATTGTAGGCATGGTGTAGTGCTGAGTCAACAATCTAGGAATCCATGTAAACTAGCAGATTTCTTGTCACGATTTACAATGTGAAAATTTCTGGAAAGGCTAGTTAGCAGTGACTGCATACAGACTACCACGACTGTTATCGAGGAAGCCATAAACATTATAACTGCTCAGCAAAGGTTCTGAATCAAAAGTACACCTTTCTTTTAAATAAAGCAAAGCATAGTTTTCTTTCCTTTAGCACTTATTTGATATTCATGGCTTTGTAAAGCTTTTGTGTTGCAAAAGCACACAGAAAGGCCTTTGCAAAAAAACATAACatgagcaaaaaaataaaataaaaagaaagatatcACTTTTGAAACAACAAAGCAACAgaacatatatatttttcttttttttcttttgctacagAGCCTGCACAGCTTACAAAAAGTACAGTAATGAATTTAAAGCCCAAAAGCTGTTTTGAAATAGCAGGAAGGATGCATAAGCATCCCTGTGATCAGTAAGCATATTTTATTATCACAGCAGATGTTTGTTATTCATGGATCAGTGGCACATAGTCACGCTGTTGATTACAATACAGCACACAGACTTAACCAACTTACTTGCACAAATATTGCACTGCTTTCTACCCACTACGCACAACGACGTAAAGTGACAAGTGGCACTGCCTACACTTTGGAACATTGTGCAAGCATTGTTTATGTTAGTTGGCTAAAAGGATGATGCTCAGTGATTCTTGGCTAATTCATTTCAGATATAAGGGAGTTTTAAATAAGAAGAGTCTCAGCCTGAAGAATCAGCATACCCTAACATAGCCAAGCAGCAGAACTAAATGATGTGTAGCACAGAGTGGGTGGCAGTTGTCATTAACGTGTTGGCAGCTGAGGAAGACCCATTTGTGTGCGCGAAGACTTACGATCCAGCTTCCGGCTCCTGTCCCAGTGCATCAAGGAAAAGTCCCATTGGAGTTTTCTTCAGCCCAATAGTCTCAATCTTGTTTGTCAGCTTATTCTTGATGTTACGCAGCCGCATTGATGCATGAATGAACACCACTAGAAATGGACACATGTAAGAGTATGAACTTCAGTGTGCCGCAAAACCTTTTCTGCTAGCAAGATTCATTCACTAGATGTTGCACTTATTAAACAGACATTTCCTCCATACTAAACTACAGACAGGGCTACTGCATTGCATCATACCAAGAAATGATCCAAGGCATTTTGCTAGCTTTGCATTTCAATGAAAATATGCTGCCTGAACAATGCTTGCTGCAAATGATGACCCTCTGCCTGGCGTTAATTATTTAGCCTGTAACTGACCAAAAATGTTGATAGGGGAGTAGAAGGATATCAGTAGTTATAAATAACAAGAAACACTGCAAGTATTAAGGCTGACGATAAATGAACAAGCAATATATATGTATCCAATGTGAGGGTATTTAGTATGGGACCTTCCAATACTTACACATTATTGGCAGGAGGATGCCAAACAAGAACACCACCACGGATCCGAGAACGTGAACAATAAAGTAGCCACCTAGAAATCAGACAGGATTCTGTTCAGCCTCCTAGATTATGAAACAATATCAGTCTATAATGTCAACTTTAGCTCATACCTGCCAGAATAATCAGGATGCTGAGAATTGGGTGGTCTCTTTTGAACTTCGTGGCAGCCCTCTTGGAATTGGTAACATAATAGAACAGGCCGAATGCTACGGCCACAGCAAGCATTCCGCACAACATTTTGGAAGGGTGCAGGATTCTGCGGTACAGAAGAGAATGTTATAAGGTATAACAAGCTCCAATTTGCCAATGTGTAGTTCGCCACATGAAAGATCGTAGGTTACCTGATACGCCGTTTACGTTAAACAGTTGTGAATGTTGACTTTCTTAGCTGCTGATATGGAGTCTCATTACCACGGTAGCAACGCAAGAAAATAAGACGGTGGGGGTGATATTTGATTTACCTTTTGTCAATCGATTATTTTTCTGTGCACTTTTGcggcagcatgtgcttgcttcaaATGGCTCGAGTTACACATGATGCACTAAACCTACTGTATTGTATTTGATCAATAGTGGTCGAAGATGGGTCTCGGaatccaacgttttgacaagtggactttgTCAAGATAGCAATAGTTGTTgacctgacgaagacaagtcctTTTGTCGAAACGACACCCGGCTGAGGCTTCTCTCGTAGCCCACTGATGATCACTTCAAGGCTTCACCTTCCCGCGAACACCTGTCTTGCATGAATTGTTTACGGTCATTTAGAAGGTGTCTTATATGCTCGCCCCAAAAGAAAACACATTCGTGTCTAGAACGCGCCTCCAGCCAAAAGAAGGCACAAGAACGGGTAAAGTCAAGTATATCGCGGCAAACGTTCACCTGAAGTCGAGGCACCGCGAATCGTCGGTGGGTGCTGTTTTGCGTCTTTGCCGCGTGCACGGTTACGTTTCACGAGACATGACATGCACGTCAGGCAACAGATTACAAACCGACTACTTTCCACCTAAGTGCTGAGGAATCACGGATAGAGTTATGGACCGTTATTGGGCAACCTCGATGGCTCTTCGTCGAGCGCGCGAACGCAGCTGTTCGTAAGGCTA
This window encodes:
- the Jwa gene encoding PRA1 family protein Jwa isoform X2, with protein sequence MANEVEVAPLRSLDDFLLESARFQLPNVKDLEKWGNRVVNNLLYYQSNYFVLAILAFLAVGILHPSKMLCGMLAVAVAFGLFYYVTNSKRAATKFKRDHPILSILIILAGGYFIVHVLGSVVVFLFGILLPIMLVFIHASMRLRNIKNKLTNKIETIGLKKTPMGLFLDALGQEPEAGSYEN
- the Jwa gene encoding PRA1 family protein Jwa isoform X1; its protein translation is MANEVEVAPLRSLDDFLLESARFQLPNVKDLEKWGNRVVNNLLYYQSNYFVLAILAFLAVGILHPSKMLCGMLAVAVAFGLFYYVTNSKRAATKFKRDHPILSILIILAGGYFIVHVLGSVVVFLFGILLPIMLVFIHASMRLRNIKNKLTNKIETIGLKKTPMGLFLDALGQEPEAGSHAAATVVQAGSELADKLEEKLAQIGQRMKINRNR